GCCAGACTCTGAGAGGGCGGAGCCATCTCTGAACCAGGTGACCTCCAGTTGGTGGATAGTGCAGCTTCCAGCAGAACAGCTCAGTGTGACTTCTCCTCTTTTGAACTCTCCGTCATCTCTGGAGCTTCTTATCTCCATCTGAGCACCATCTAAAGGAAATATGTCCAATAAATATTCATTATAAACATTGTTTATTACATTCAGTGCATATTTGTAAGCAACGTGAACTGTGAAAGTCTCTCAGTAGGGGATGGATACCCGAGCCAGATGGGACCCGATGGGACCAACGGGCCGGGCCTGgtttggacagatatttagaaatgatgttccggtttgggtcgggctcggtcacatcagcgcaatATGTTGTCTTTCCTTTGACCGTTTAAAAACGTTATTTATCTCAACAtttggctaagtggtagagaggtcgcctgccaatcggaaggttggtggttcgatccctgacCCTGccgttccatgccgaagtgtccttgggcaagacactgaaccctgagttaCCCCCGATGCtgtgccatcggagtgtaaatgtgaatgtttatctgatgagcaggggGCACCtgcagtgtgtgaatggttcctgtactatgttaaagcgctttgagtagtcgttaagactagaaaagtgctatataaaaacagtccatttacatttttgttgctctttacaaatgtttttttatgacgTTTTTAGTCACTATTTGTCAATAACATGTCTTTGTCCCTTTTTGTTTTagacactttttccaacattttgtcgcttttcccaAAAAATTTTACCCTTATTTCCACTCGACCattcaactttttgtttttctaggtcaaaattaaaaatgtcgttttggtcgtctttttcaacacttATTTTGCTTTTGCCCAATGTTTTTGCCAACTTTTTGACACGTATTGCATTTTTTACGGccctttttttgacacttttgtcactttcttcaaCGTTCTTTTTTCAATTATCTTTTCAAAATGCTAttaaattgactaaaacacccaaattcaatgaaagtagtgaactgatcatttgtttaacttgtgaagagcgttgtatggaaccatccacgttatttttttgacaatttggttgactGCCAAGCCGCCAGTTCCCACCAATGAGACGAGAcaagacggtgtatcatctccatagcaaccactctttgcacttCCATCCTAACTTCTGACTTAAAGACTTTTTtggtagctggatatatcatttgtttcatGTATATATGAATGTGTATAACGTTAGTTATAGTGAGATACTTGCTACAATCACacttctagagatgaatcggcgaaaacacgttttatttctctgattcacggctttgttctagcgctgggcgctccctctcttcagtctttctctatctctctccaccatataacgctccctctcttcagtctctctctatctctctccaccatataacgctctctctcttcagtctctctctatctctctccaccatataacgctctctctcttcagtctttctctatctctctccaccatataacttTGTGCTTTCGGGCGGTCGTTGAGGCTCCGTCTtaaactctgccatttcgacTAGCTGTTTGCAACATAAAAATAGAGCCCGACCCATATATTGGCGGGCTGATATTATCGGctgatattaggcattttccaaactgtcggtatcggcatttataacggccgataaattaatatttaaaaaataaaataaaaatggacgaaacccccttcaaccatgttctgagtgttggcattgtatagtttgtccaccagagggcgctctacaacacacacacacacagacagacagacagacagacagacagacagacagacagacacacagacacacacacatatacattttatttatcagaactttaatatattttgatgttctgttgtgacaataaaagtttatttttaaactccattatcatattattttagtgaggactcataaataaaaaaaatattttttttaaatatatatcagCCGATATATcagaatatcggatttttaaatcaccaaatatttgtatcgaaatcctttatcggtcgggctctacataaaaatgaaatggaTTATGGATGATTTGAATTCTCGCCAAATTCTGGGGactttactgctgggacatgtctggttgtgtagtatttggtctagaagcctttattggagATTTTTTCACAGTACAAAGTTCTGCTATATACTCCGTTGCAGTGAAACAGGCTCCGGAGATTCCAGGAAGTGCGCTGGCCAATCacagcagactgggctttttcgggaggagGGCTTAAAGGGACAGGTGCTCCTACAGAGCGTCTCACTGAGAGGGTTCAGCAGCCATTGGCAGTATGAGAATAatagtggttttttttttaacatgaatgcatgtaaacatgttgtagtacaaacacaaaatgcaagtataatcctgaaaatgctatatgaAAGATCCCCTTtaattaaatcttaaaaaaatgtcattttaaaaatctttttcacgctttctttctgtctgtctattaGAGCTGTCAATAATCTTCTATAATACGATTCGGAATTCGTTCcaacagaaaaatgtttttattatttatttattttttcgacCCCAGAGGGCTCTAGCTAGTTAGTAACTGAAAAAAGACAGCTTAACTCCGTGCCAAGTATGATAAAATGATACGTTATGTATATTATTGCCATTGTTGTGTTTCGATAACATTATCATAGGATGCTCTTACCTACGACTGTGACTCTCACTCCTGATCGGCCAGTAAAAGTTGCTCTGGGATCATTAGCTACCACTCTGAAGCGTAAAGTTGTGTCGTCTTCCTCCTGTAAATCTGAGATCTGTAAAGTGCAGTCTCCCTTCTTGTCTCCCAGGTATCTGTAACGAGGGTCGTTGTTCTGTGATTCGCTGTCGTACACAGATTTAGCGGTAAGCTGACAGAAGTCATCGGTGCACCAGGCGACTCTGACGACCTCGATCAAAACTCCTGGATCATCATCGACAGACTCCCGTGGTGTGAAGGAGCAGGGGAGGGTGACGGTCGATCCTTTCACACCACAAACAGGATCTGGATAGTTCACTCTTTGACCCAGAGCTCCTGGAACAACAACACAGTGAGATTAGGAATAAAGGAACTTTGATGTGAAAACTAATCAAAATAGGGCTGGTTATCGCGGATGAGTCCCAATTTGATAACATTTTCAGAAAACCAGACAttaaagacatcaccttggcCTTTGAGAAACTCAgacatttgacattttacacactaaaaactcctgggttatttcttcaacccagtttctgggttatttgtgttgggttaaaattatgggttattttttcagagagCAACCATTTTCTGGGTTATGGGGCTAATATTTTGACCCAATTATTGGGTTGTTTGGGTTGCTGtgttatttttcaaagagtaaCCCATGTTCTGGGTCATAgggttctctctctttttttttttttttttttttttttttttttttttttttttttctctctctcttttttttttttttttttttttttttttttttttttttttatataaaagtagagtatatgtatatgtatatgtatatatatatatatatatatatatatatatatatataatgtacttTTTGTTGGAGGGGTGTATTTTATAgagttattatattattcaattcaattcaattctagaccacactctataatttacaaagccccaacaattctaataattcccccaagagcaagcagtgtgacagtggcgaggaaaaattcccttttagggagaaacctgggacagacccaggctcttggtaggtggtgtctgacgggacatacccaggctcttggtaggtggtgtctgacgggacatacccaggctcttggtaggtggtgtctgacgggacagacccaggctcttggtaggaggtgtctgacgggacagacccaggctcttggtaggtggtgtctgacgggacagacccaggctcttggtaggtggtgtctgacgggacagacccagactcttggtaggaggtgtctgacgggacagacccaggctcttggtaggaggtgtctgacgggacagacccaggctcttggtaggaggtgtctgacgggacagacccaggctcttggtaggtgtctgacgggacagacccaggctcttggtaggaggtgtctgacgggacagacccaggctcttggtaggaggtgtctgacgggacagacccaggctcttggtaggaggtgtctaatgggacagacccaggctcttggtaggaggtgtctgacgggacagacccaggctcttggtaggaggtgtctgacgggacagacccaggctcttggtaggtgtctgacgggacagagccaggctcttggtaggaggtgtctgacgggacagacccaggctcttggtaggaggtgtctgacggtgctggtTGGGGATTTGATgcacagtggcgataatagtcacaataaagataatggatcagtgacttcaaatgatagtagtagtagtagtttgtgacattatcatgtcaacatagtttataatatgaacaatcacacttgtgttgtgtacattatgataaaacagtatcaccagtatttgtaggagaaataaagtgacacaccctctaaacattctaaacatggatatatgaaggcgtcagatgagaatgcagaggtttagttgcatattttgttgctgttaaaaaaaacaacaacatccatCTGTCTTTTGCCAAATGCAAACTAGTACAATAAATTGTTGGGCAGGGTCATCCCCTTTTATTCCCATATCATTTTGGAGGAGTTCGTTAGGTTATTTGTGacccaactcctgggttaaaaagAGACCAACTgttttctgggttatttcaaccctGAAAATGGGATTGTTCTTttgacccagaagttgggttattttaacccaacattTGGGTCAGGTATTTAACTCAGAAGTTGGGTTGTATTAACTACACcgttgggttattttaacccaacattTGGGTGAagtatttaacccagaagttgggtcaaaaagagtaacccaattttctgggtttaaataacccagaaattacTTGGTCCcttttaacccaggagttgggttgagtttttagtgtgtatagaccaaacaattactatatatatatatatatatatatatatatatatatatatatatatatatatatatatatatatatatatatatatatataaatttgaataaaatcaacaaaaacgtcgagaaaagtgtagaaaaagaactaaatgttgaaatttcaagTACTtggtaaataattatttttatagcCTAAAATCTTTTCTGATATTCCCTATATCCCATATACTATTGCTAGTATGGCTATGAAGTTggtatttcatttcattctaaATGGTATTAAGGATGTCTtcaatttaaaggtgctctgcgtgtgagcaaacatctcctcaccatctgctagctgcctgtcccctgaacacactgtaaaaaacatctcctcactatctgctagctgtctgtcccctgaacacactgtaaaaaacatctcctcactatctgctagctgtctgtcccctgaacacactgtaaaaaaacacggtctctgtagacagatTCAGAGCTTTTGTAGATTTCATAAGTTTGATGTGAAACTGTCAAAATCATCATTAAAGATATTAACGTAACATAAATAAAGTCCATGTCTTACCAGCGAGCAGTAACGTGAAGCAACAGGAAATCTTTCTGTCCCAAACTGCCATCCTTACTTTTTTAACGAGTTGATTTAATGTTTGAATTGTTCTAATGTTGAACCTGCAGCAGTGATGAGAAAGACACTGACTGACTGTAGAGCTGAGACGGAGCATTACATGTCTTTGTGGTTATTATCTCAgttcctccttttctttcccAAGAAGTATTTATGTAACTTTTCATTAGAAAGTGTCTCAACTCATCTTGTGCGTCTTAAATAAGTTTTGTAATACTTGAAAGAAGGTATTTTTGTAAAACTGGGCGGTTTCTGCAGACGAATAgcacaaacatttttaattaaggatgcactgaatccagatttttggggttcaggctgaatcctgaatcccctggttgagattgtgctgactcctcccatcctcagtgattgaacccagtaaacacatgaatgaagtaaacagggactgtctttcctttgccgtacctgaagttgctgcattctggctgctgtctggagattccttcatgcacaactcgtattctttcagatgtttcataccagatgttttaacagcggccatgttgtgtattcaTCAacctcaacatcctctgatcttaactcaaaatcatttataatttctgctttttttaactaaaatgcTAAAATGTCATAGAAATTAGGTtgattgaccatgaatttaaagAAGCGTTGAGAAAAACGTCTCAAAATTcattaaaagcatccaaaaaacggacaaaaacgtcagataaagcgccaaaaaaagttaattttcgATTTTGACCTGGAAAGACAACAACTTCAtggttgatgggaagacaacacaagggttaaaactgGTGCAACATGACCAgatgaaacagagaaaagaatCTTTGGTATTCTCTTTCAATCAGAAGGTAGAAAACCTACAACTACCAGAATGCACTGTGCCTCACCGGACCAATAAACTATTTTGGGTAAATTGTGCAGTTATAACTTGTTCTGTTATTGTTATGTGTTGTGTCAGGGCATAACCAACCCTGCAGGGGCGGAGCTAGACTCTCAGTACGGTGGGGGCGGAGCTTCATCACGGGGCCCTCTGATGAATGCATATGTTATGATGTGTCACTTGTTGAGCCAAGTAAGCCTATAtgccaaataaaacacaaagaaaagacacatttttttaacaagtttgtATTAAAGAACAAAGAAAGTAGTTTGCCAGTCGAGGtaaaaatgtttcagcaccatggacagcgatggtgctgaacaCTAGCCTGACAAACGGTTgtttcaaattctctctgcacacaataggatagcgctccaaccaaccagagcaacgctagttgatagattcaactttaaactccgaacacatcttcctttttcaagaatgacttcagtgccgttctttgttcttttctcaaagaaaagctgaactccaagtcttccagagtcgcggccaaagcagATTCCAAAGACAGctatcttctttgttttcaagtagcagggaattcacacgGAACCGTcacaactctgccgtcattatgttaagccccgcccaccgacgcaatacacgatgtgattggcctgactagagtttgttttttccagctcgcagagttgctagacgaccctggctgcaaattacatttgctgccactagggtggtctagatttctaggctaactgAACAGGCCAAGATGCATATGTTATGATGTGTCACTTGTTGAGCCAAGTAAGCCtatatgtcaaataaaaaacaaagataaGACAAATTTTTTGACAAGTTTGTCAGTCAATtaaaaatgtttcagcaccatggacagcgacagctgatggacagcgatggtgctgatAATATCAGAGATAAAGGTCCAGTGATGTAATATTAGAGCAGATATGTTACAGATGATAATATCAGAGATAAAGGTCCAGTGATGTAATATTAGAGCAGATATGTTACAGATGATAATATCAGAGATAAAGGTCCAGTGATGTAATATTAGAGCAGATATGTTACAGATGATAATATCAGACAGCCCGGCCTCGTTCCTCTGGACGTCTCAGCTCCTCTACGGCGTCTGGAGGCTGAAACACAAAGCAGAGTTCAAAcagcagaagaagagaagcaGCCGACAGCCACAGTGGCTCCAAGTCCTGCAGACTTCCTTCAGTAGTGGAGCTACAAGTCTAAAGTCTGTCCTGAGGGGGGCGCTAGAGGAAAGGTCATGGGGATCCCCCTCTAAGCTTACTGGCTCAGGGATGTTTCTCTGTGtcgatataataataataataataataataataataataataataataataataatcattatcaCAATACTCTTCATTTCTGGTGAGCAATTCAGCTTTTTAGTGTTTAGGGTGAGTCACTATCAGAGCAAGGGCATAACagttatagtataatatatatagtataatagtttgagttagttttctGAGTGTTTGTTAATTTTAGTTTGTTAgtattgctatatatatatatatatatatatatatatatatatatatatgctatatacTGCTCAGTGGCTGcaggtcagactgtggttgtactgggcagcttccaggtatgaatgtgtagctgtgtgaatgtgataaataaaggttaaataaatatatacagtatatatatatatatatatatatatatatatatatatatatatatatatatatatatatatatatatatatatatataaatgtataatatACTTGTGCCACATTGGtttgtagtattctctctactactacagtacttttacagggatgtatttacacCTAGTACCATAATGAGACATGTATCACctcttgcacaatcattggttcaaaagACTAATATATGGTGAAATCCCactgaaacgttactttagatcagccacacacaagctacccatagtttcactgggtcatcgttcgtataatcattaaatattgtagtactacaatatttaatgattgtaagaACGATGAATActtttttgaaccaatgattgtgcaagtgcaagatgtatttaaagatatgaatgtaagatgcAATGTTCTGAACATTGGACAGTccgtgttacaagtgatgacccttttgagttttgtgtctagagttttgaaaaatgacgtcacgGTTCTGAAATTattagcaaagtgattgtaaaaaaactgtaaatataaagtgtttaaaaataaCAGAACAGGATGGTCAGTGACTCACCTGCACGGTCACGTTGGCTCTCTTGCGAACACACGTCCTGTAAAGACGGAAAAACTAGTTATATTATAAACATAATATAATGTGTCACTTGTTGAGCCAAGTAAGCCTATATTTCAAatgaaacacaaagaaaagccaCATTTCTTGACAAGTTTGTCAGTCTAGTAAAATtatttcagcaccacggacagcaccacggacagcgatcgcgacagcgatggtgctgaacaggccaaGTGCACTCAATCAGTGCCACACTATATAACTGACATGgcactattatatatatactgtatatagaacACAAAGTTTGTTTACAACTCCATATGTAGGCTACAGGTGCTGGGATGAAAACTTTGAACAAGACAACAGATTTATAACACTCTGAGTGACTtattcataaataaaatataaattcttAAAGACAAGCTCACTCTCCTTTTGTCTAGTTGTTACAACAGAGCTTGGCTCTGCTGGTACATGTGatgctatgagctaaaagattGAAAGCTCAATGGGAAAAGGTGAAATTGCGGCCTACCTGGTTTTCCAGACCCTGGCTCATTACAGCAGATATATTTTACACGTTGGGCTGGTGCTGAAATCTCAGCTAAGCTGCATTGTTTGACTGGACCTGAACGCTCCACTGTGAAGCTAGCGCTAATGGTCTAGTGCTCAGTTACCGTCCACAGTCAGGCTGTACCACACTCTCCTGGTGACTGgggttagctgttagctaactatttcagaTGTTagataaacattttcatatttgaCAACTATTTGATTAATATAGTTCTATCAGATAATAATCAAAACTGACAAATATTAGCACAAACGCTTTCTTTATACTttataaaaaatagttttttcacCTGAAACAAGCAATAAACTcctgaaaataaaagtatttttattaGATTACAAAGAGActgtttttatattacattCATGACATTGTAGAACTTAATATGTGTAGAATATACAATGTCATACAAAGGTGTTAAAGTATGTATGAAAGGATGCACAAGTGAAATGATGAATCTTTAACGCTCCTCAAACGTGTTGATGGCTTCATCATTTCATCACATTTCAAACTTCTTAAATAATTGAAACTAACTGAAGCAAAAACAAGCACTTGCCAAAAATtttaacatgtgtgtgtgtgtgtgtgtgtggtagagtctGTTCAGACTCTAGAATGAGAGTGAGAGAAACTAATTATCTTCCCTTTGGGTCAACTtctgttgttttaaaatgtgctatacaTAAAGAGAACTTGACTAATGGATAATCACACCTCTGAGATATTGAATCTAATATCTGGCCTAATCAGGGATGTGTTGATGGAGAGAATCGGAGGGGAAGttgatgaagagagagagagctgaagTAACAGCAATGATGAAAAGTGGAAAATTGTGACATTGCTGTTTATACCTTTCGCTTAAAATGTTCCTGTTTCTGAGGAACTTTATCTCCTCATAACCGCCACAGGGTGTAACAGGAAGTGATGAAAGGCAGCGCTGAACTCGCAGAGACCCTCCATAAAGATATGAaggttaaatattaaatataaagtgttaaaaaataacacaacagGATGTTCAGTGACTCACATGCACAGTCAtgtttgctttctttgtgtgtgtgttttcgtgtgtgtgtccgtgtgtgtgtccgtgtccgtgtttgtccgtgtgtgtctgtgtgtgtgtgtgtgtgtgtgtgtgtgtgtgtgtgtgtgtgtgtgtgtgtgtgtgtgtgtgcgtccgtgtctgtgtgtgtgtatactgtgtatacagtatatactctGAACTCGGTTTGGGATctatttgatccaaaaaaacaacaggattatcctgatccaatcagaagggtggattcagttgtgattttttgaaccaaataaaatcagagagtttttttgttttgttttttaagtgaaTGATCACAAAATCAATGTTTATTGATGATATACACATTTCCATATATTTTAAGCATATATGACGAATGTCACatctaatatatataatacttaGATagtactgtttttgttttg
The DNA window shown above is from Perca fluviatilis chromosome 7, GENO_Pfluv_1.0, whole genome shotgun sequence and carries:
- the LOC120563017 gene encoding uncharacterized protein LOC120563017 isoform X1 — translated: MAVWDRKISCCFTLLLAGALGQRVNYPDPVCGVKGSTVTLPCSFTPRESVDDDPGVLIEVVRVAWCTDDFCQLTAKSVYDSESQNNDPRYRYLGDKKGDCTLQISDLQEEDDTTLRFRVVANDPRATFTGRSGVRVTVVDGAQMEIRSSRDDGEFKRGEVTLSCSAGSCTIHQLEVTWFRDGSALSESGPALHLSYLTAKDSGNYTCGLKRNNRSLSAPYSLHAEADEAEAAEEEGTKVFDPLLAVRLLLFTLHTVLIVIVMAIIIKRTCVRKKANMTVQSQN
- the LOC120563017 gene encoding uncharacterized protein LOC120563017 isoform X2 — its product is MAVWDRKISCCFTLLLAGALGQRVNYPDPVCGVKGSTVTLPCSFTPRESVDDDPGVLIEVVRVAWCTDDFCQLTAKSVYDSESQNNDPRYRYLGDKKGDCTLQISDLQEEDDTTLRFRVVANDPRATFTGRSGVRVTVVDGAQMEIRSSRDDGEFKRGEVTLSCSAGSCTIHQLEVTWFRDGSALSESGPALHLSYLTAKDSGNYTCGLKRNNRSLSAPYSLHAEADEAEAAEEEVLSDRFHRN